ATCGAGTACTGCGGCGAGGTGGAGGTATGCATCAGATAGGCTTCGTTGAAGATGTCGCGGTCGAGCTTGCGGGTCTTGGAATCCTGCACCAGGATCTGCGAGGCCTGCGACAGGCCGGCCAGCAGCTTGTGGGTCGACTGGGTCGAGAACACCATGGACGACTCGCAGCGCGGGCGCTCGTCCCCGATGGCGTGGTAGTCGCCGTAGAAGTCGTGGAAGGCGGCATGGGGCAGCCAGGCCTCGTCGAAATGCAGGGTGTCGATCTGCCCGTCGAGCATCTCCTTGATCGCCTCGACGTTGTAGAGCACGCCGTCGTAGGTGGACTGGGTGATGGTGAGGATGCGCGGCTTCTTGCCGTTCGTCTGCCCGGCAAAGGGGTTGGCGGCGATCTTCTTGCGGATGTTCTCGATCTTGAATTCCTCGAGCGGAATCGGACCGATGATGCCGTAGTGGTTGCGCGTCGGCGTCAGGAACACCGGCACCGCGCCGGTCATGATGATCGAGTGGAGAATGGACTTGTGGCAGTTGCGGTCCACCACCACCACGTCGCCCGGCGCCACGGTGGTGTGCCACACCATCTTGTTGGAGGTGGAGGTGCCGTTGGTGACGAAGTACAGGTGATCGCAGTGGAAGATGCGCGCCGCGTTGCGCTCCGAGGCCGCCACCGGGCCGGTGTGGTCGAGCAGCTGGCCGAGTTCCTCGACCGCGTTGCACACGTCGGCGCGCAGCATGTTCTCGCCGAAGAACTGGTGGAACATCTGCCCCACCGGGCTCTTCAGAAAGGCGACGCCGCCCGAATGCCCCGGGCAATGCCACGAATAGGAGCCGTCCGCCGCGTAGTGGGTGAGTGCGCGAAAGAACGGCGGCGCCAGGCTGTCCAGGTACACCCGCGCCTCGCGCACCACATAGCGGGCGATGAACTCGGGGGTGTCCTCGAACATGTGGATGAAACCATGCATCTCGCGCAGCACGTCGTTGGGGATGTGCCGCGAGGTGCGCGTCTCGCCGTAGAGGAAGATCGGGATGTCCGCATTCCGGTTGCGGATCTCCACGACGAAGGCGCGCAGGTCGCCGATGACCTTGGTCGCCGCCTCGGGGGAGTCGAACTCCTCGTCGTCGATCGAGACGATGAAGGCCGAAGCCCGGCTCTGCTGCTGGGCGAAGGAGGACAGGTCACCATAACTGGTGACGCCGAGCACCTCCATGTTCTCGCCTTCGATGGCCTTGGCCAGCGCGCGGATACCCAGCCCGCTGGTGTTCTCGGAACGGAAGTCTTCATCGATGATGATGATCGGAAACTGGAAACGCATGCTCGCCCCCAAAAATCAGAAAGCCCGCGGGGCACGGCGCCCCCGGGCATCAGCGTAACGCCGCTGCGTTACGGTCGTTCTCGTGTCGCGGGCCATCGGCCCGGCCACCGTCGGTTCAAATCTTCGGCAGCGTAACGCCACGTTGTCCCTGGTACTTGCCGCCGCGATCGCCGTAGGAGGTTTCGCACACCTCATCGGACTCGAAGAACAGCATCTGCGCCACGCCCTCGTTGGCATAGATCTTCGCCGGCAGCGGCGTGGTGTTGGAGAATTCCAGCGTCACATGGCCTTCCCACTCCGGTTCGAGCGGGGTCACGTTGACGATGATGCCGCAGCGGGCGTAAGTGCTCTTGCCCAGGCACACGGTCAGCACGCTGCGCGGGATGCGGAAGTACTCGACCGTGCGCGCCAGCGCGAAGCTGTTCGGCGGGATGATGCACACATCACCGGTGAAATCGACGAAGTTGCCCGAATCGAAGGCCTTCGGATCGACGATGGTCGAGTTGATGTTGGTGAAGATCTTGAATTCGTTGGCACAGCGCACGTCGTAGCCATAGCTCGAGGTGCCATAGGACACGATCCTGCCGCCCTCGTTCTCGCGCACGAGTTCGGGGGCGAAGGGTTCGATCATCCCCTCGTTCTCCGCCATGCGGCGAATCCACTTGTCCGACTTGATGGACATCTCACACTCCGATCGGCCCCGGCGCACCGGTACCTGTGCCGTAAAATCCGCCCATTCTAGCGGCCGCACGCCACGAATCAAGCGCCACCGGCGCACATTCCCGCCGGTGTGCCGCGCTTGAGACAAGCGCGCGGCGCCGTCCCAAGGGCAGCGACGCCCGCC
The nucleotide sequence above comes from Nitrogeniibacter mangrovi. Encoded proteins:
- the dcd gene encoding dCTP deaminase, which encodes MSIKSDKWIRRMAENEGMIEPFAPELVRENEGGRIVSYGTSSYGYDVRCANEFKIFTNINSTIVDPKAFDSGNFVDFTGDVCIIPPNSFALARTVEYFRIPRSVLTVCLGKSTYARCGIIVNVTPLEPEWEGHVTLEFSNTTPLPAKIYANEGVAQMLFFESDEVCETSYGDRGGKYQGQRGVTLPKI
- a CDS encoding arginine/lysine/ornithine decarboxylase; protein product: MRFQFPIIIIDEDFRSENTSGLGIRALAKAIEGENMEVLGVTSYGDLSSFAQQQSRASAFIVSIDDEEFDSPEAATKVIGDLRAFVVEIRNRNADIPIFLYGETRTSRHIPNDVLREMHGFIHMFEDTPEFIARYVVREARVYLDSLAPPFFRALTHYAADGSYSWHCPGHSGGVAFLKSPVGQMFHQFFGENMLRADVCNAVEELGQLLDHTGPVAASERNAARIFHCDHLYFVTNGTSTSNKMVWHTTVAPGDVVVVDRNCHKSILHSIIMTGAVPVFLTPTRNHYGIIGPIPLEEFKIENIRKKIAANPFAGQTNGKKPRILTITQSTYDGVLYNVEAIKEMLDGQIDTLHFDEAWLPHAAFHDFYGDYHAIGDERPRCESSMVFSTQSTHKLLAGLSQASQILVQDSKTRKLDRDIFNEAYLMHTSTSPQYSIIASCDVAAAMMEPPGGPALVEESIAEALDFRRAMRKVDEEFGADDWWFKVWGPDYLSDDGMGEREDWMLKAGERWHGFGELADGFNMLDPIKATVITPGLDVEGDFADWGIPAGVLTRYLAEHGIVVEKTGLYSFFIMFTIGITKGRWNTLVTELQQFKDDFDRNRPLWRVMPEFVAKFPRYERVGLKDLCSRIHGFYRDHDVARLTTEMYLSDMVPAMRPADAFAKMAHREIERVPIDALEGRVTSVLLTPYPPGIPLLIPGERFNATIVRYLRFARDFNAAFPGFETDIHGLVKEEAEGGSSYHVDCVRQG